A single region of the Aminivibrio pyruvatiphilus genome encodes:
- a CDS encoding helix-turn-helix domain-containing protein translates to MEVRFPAHPERGNSGRSARKKGPSKEELRIRLQLAPFSLTKKETEITLLLLEGLKRDEILENCEITNNTLKTHIRQIYRKLSVTGRGDIPAKIGLA, encoded by the coding sequence ATGGAAGTGCGTTTTCCCGCTCATCCGGAGAGGGGGAACTCCGGGAGAAGCGCGAGGAAGAAAGGTCCTTCGAAGGAGGAACTGCGGATCAGGCTGCAGCTCGCACCCTTCAGCCTGACGAAAAAGGAGACGGAGATCACGCTGCTTCTTCTTGAGGGGCTCAAGAGAGATGAAATACTTGAGAACTGCGAGATTACGAACAATACCCTCAAGACCCACATCCGACAGATTTACAGGAAACTCAGCGTCACGGGAAGAGGGGACATCCCGGCAAAAATAGGATTGGCGTGA